From the Scomber japonicus isolate fScoJap1 chromosome 8, fScoJap1.pri, whole genome shotgun sequence genome, the window ctgttatgataaaaaaagttgtagtcagtgcagataactgacagctgttcagcaaactcatcaatgaattttcccgagtatcttggaggtctataaatgattaaaaaaagaacttttggatcaccttttgataaaaaacagatgttcaaaagagctaaaatcacctaatgtaatttccttgcactgaaatacagatttaaagatggcagcaactcccccgcctttcttaccagctcgacacttgttcataaaactaaaatttgttggtgctgcctcattgagaatagcacaacagctacattcagtcagccatgtttcactaagaagtaaaacatctagatcataggtcataatgacatcattaactagcagtgatttgttggcaagtgatctgatattgagtagagctaaccttgtggagataacaggagacactggtatatTTCGAGGTTGACATGCCATACTTAATAAATTAGCAGATTTAATTGAactcttgttatttctcaccagtttaaccattcttctgttacctgtcatcacagggattgagaaagctacctgaactccatagggccctgatttttcctgggggagaacattattggtatcagtattgcagcctggacccggcacatatcagtcagactcacagatgatctgagtcaaaggaggtgggggggctctgtgactttTGGGTGATGGtgttttccagcgtggtggaatagGAGGGGCTCGACGATGAGGGAggttgaggggagaaaaaatgggatttgggcGTGGTGTGAGTTGGATTCCAGCATTGACATGGTCATTCATCCTGTCTGTGAAATCCAGAAgtgggggagactccacttgtcgggttgttggggctgggggagactccacttgttgggttgttggggctgggggagactccacttgttgggttgttggggctccACTTGTTGGGTTGTCCACTGATTTGGGTCATCAGTAGAGTGGTTTCATTCCCATATTGTCCATTTACCTCCACATTGACTTCAAGTCGCTGAATTTTCGTCTCCAGTACTGCTATcttctggagaagtttgtggtaatcatccatggaaaagggaggcatcttgctgctcatgagcttagcttagctgagcTCCTCAATCACAGTCACTATAGTGCAGGCTTGTGCTGCTGATGGGCCACGCTCACGAAGTAAAAGAGGTTAAATAATAGTGGTGGCCTTCAgatactttcataaattaagCTCCCAGTGATATAGAAGTATCCAGGACCCGCTTTCCATAAATTTTGTAGCAAAAGGACAggatttcaatggaaaaaaagaaagtaaagcgGAGATCCAAGAGCAAAGCGTCTGCACTCAAGTAAAGCAGGAAGTCAATACTAGAACATTCACAGATGTTGGTGTTCTCTGGATTCAGCTACTGAGAGCTTTTATTAGCTTTTATTTGGGGGTGTTTAGATCCCTGCTGGGTGCTCATTTAAATGTCCTCCTGCacattccaaaaaaaaaaagaaatctatgTATGAAAAGTCTAACACTGTCCAGTACCCATCTGTTCTAGGTGTCATATCTGTTGCAGGCTGATGGTGTACTACTGGCCATCTGACAGATCACTATTTACACATACAGGATCCTTACCAGAACACCAGATGTTCTCAGATATATAAAACATACTGGCTCCATTACCTCATTACAATCTGGGACTTCATATTAGACTCTCCATATAATAAGTGTTGATAAACTGTGTGCACTAGCTTAGATAACTTACTGAGTATTTGTCAGTTGAGTCTCGTGATGTTTGACATTGTAGCAGTTTAGCAGCTATGTGTTGGGGATGATGAAGAAGAgataacagagacagagacagacagcagctaaACATGATTCTATTACCCAGAGTTCATAGTAGCACTGTATGTATCTGTATCTACAGGAGCACAAGTCATATCcctgaccctgtgtgtgtgtgtgtgtgtgtgtgtgtgtgcgcatgtgtacgtgtgtatgtgtgtgcgtatatgtgtgtgcatgtgtctatgtgtgtgtgtgcatgcgtgtgtgtgtgtgtatgtatgtgtgtctacatgtgtgcgtgtaggtgtgtgtatatgtgtgttactgtgttagtgtatgtatgtgtgtgtctatgtgtgtgtgttagtgtgtatgtatatgtaccTGGAGGCAGTGCAGAGTggatgtgtgttagtgtgtatgtatgtgtgtacctAGAGGCAGCACAGAGTGGATGAGCAGGGTGATGCTGCTCCTCTTGACGTGGTACTGTGTTAGTGTGCATGTGCATACCTAGAGGCAGTCCAGAGTggatgtgtgttactgtgttagtgtgtgtgtgtgtgtacctagGGGCAGTGCAGAGCAGATGAGCAGGGTGATGCTGCTCCTCTTGACgtggtactgtgtgtgttagtgtgtttgtgttacagtgtgtgtgtacctagAGGCAGCGCAGAGTGGatgtgtgttatagtgttagtgtgtgtgtgtgtacctagAGGCAGCGCAGAGTAGATGAGCAGGGTGATGCTGCTCCTCTTGACgtggtactgtgtgtgttactgtgttagtgtgtgtgtgtgtgtgtgtgtgtgtgtgtgtacctagAGGCAGCGCAGAGTGGATGAGCAGGGTGATGCTGCTCCTCTTGACatggtactgtgtgtgttagtgtgtgtgtgtgtgtatgtttgtgtgtgtacctaGAGGCAGCGCAGAGTGGATGAGCAGGGTGATGCTGCTCCTCTTGACGTGGTACTGGATGAAGCCCAGGTCTTCGCTGCCCAGCCATGAAGAGAACACATTCTGAACGGTTAAACCGGCTGAACGGAACTCATTCGGTGTAAACACGAAGCAGAGTGAGAACACTATGTAGGCTAAAGTAAAAGTTAACTCCGGACTCTCCATGTTTAACTAGGTTAAAGATTGACTCCGACCATTACATGATTAATGTTTACGTTGCACTACTTCCGCATTAGTTTCTTCTTCTACGCGTTTCCAATCGCGAGCCAGACGTAAAGGCGCGTGCTGCCGCCTACTGTCGGTCAAAGATTGAACATCCTGTCAATGATCATTGATTTACCAAGTATATAAATACAAAGCATCATACCAAACCTAACAgtaacataacacacacactgttatgtGACACTGTGATGCCCCTCAATGTAGCACTCAGAGCCAACATACAGTCATTGTAGTGTAGTTCCATGCGTATAATGGAAGAAAATGGACTTAAAGCATAAACATATGCTTTGGGTTGTGGTTATGTGTGTACCACATGAGCTGATGCGTGGCCCAACTGTATTCCCCACCAATGTCAAAATCAAACCTACACCCTTGATTCTGGACTTAACGGGGACATGCACCGTCCCTGGTTTGTGTTCAACCACTCAGCTACAAGGCTACTCCAGCTCTACTTTTAATGAAAGCTGATTAGGCAACAGTGCAGTAGAACATTCTCCTTGAATTGATATGTTGATATAATAAATGTCTGTGTATAATCATGGTGCATTTTATGTAGACCATTTATAGATTCCTCCTTATAGTTTAACCCCCTGCAATGCAGCTAAGTATGGAAGGTGCATAAAAACTGCATGTGTGCACAATAAACATTTCATCAAAAAGAGTCATTTACAAAATCcataaatacaaatgtattttattcaagaatataaaaatatgtttgctGATATGtagtaaaacaaatattttcaatgaataaaaaaatgtctttagaCATTAggtaaaaaaaggttttatacTATCCAAAAGTAACTTGAAGAGGCATCAAattcttattttatatattgaaaaaatatatactttaccAACAATAagaataacatttattattttagaatatattattttattttttatgattcttACTGTAGGCCTATATTTGCTTTCAACCATGTTTGTTACTTTTGTCACACTAAAGCAAACATCCAGAGAGAGTAattcatgcttgtgtgtgtgtgtgtgtgtgtgtgtgtgtgtgtgtgtgtgtgtgtgtgtgtgtgtgtgtgtgtgtgtgagagagagtgagagagacagagggagagagagggagagagagagagagagagagagaggagagagagagagagagagagagagagagagagagagagagagagagaggttaccTTCaaggacaaatttcagacttaagaCTAGTTGACAGGGAATGACTTGTGACAAAAGTCATGTGCTCAACTGGGAAAAAGTGAACTTTTGGGTTTTAGTATATGTAATGTCCCTGTGTGTAAGtgacatacagtgtgtgtgtgtgtgtgtgtgtgtgtgtgtgtgtgtgtgtgtgtgtgtgtgtgtgtgtgtgtgtgtgtgtgtgtgtgtgtgtgtgtgtgcgtgggtgcgTGTGAtctttgcagtgtgtgtgggttCAGGGTTCAGCATTGGAGAGACAGTGTAGTCCCGGCAGCCGCCAGCGTCGAGTGCTGTTGTGGATCCTCAGGTCCAACCATTCCTGCTGAGCAGCACCCAGAGCTAGACTGgcagcacaacacaacacagtatCGTTTTTTATTGAATATCATCACCGCTGCACAACAGGATTTACTTCTGTccccacaaaaacacagaacactTTGATAACACAGAAGCTTATGAGGCATAATAAAGGCAGGGGTGGGGGTGGTAGAGCTCTTACCATGATACATATTCCAAAACATATAACTGATGAATCACTGCAGGGTGTAAAAGAGTACCTTGGAGCAAGGTAAGGCTCTCCGGGTGTGGATGGATCCACTGGAGAAAGGTCAGGGGTCATGACTGAGAGATCAGACTGAGTCATGTCTTCACCGTCCATACTCCTCAGGTTGGTGATACTGCTGCCCACTGCTGCATCAATGCTGTTTCTGCTGCTATGAGATGGACCTGAAGAGTTATACACCTCGGTTATTATCACTCTAGCCTCTCATGACAcacatgtgattttattttaatctaaatGAATTACTGCATCCACTGAAGTTTTTATCATCAAAATAGCTTCATTTTCACCATAAACACTTAAGATCAATCACATTACCTacagttttaaaagaaaatcagttaATATGGCCCAGTGCAATTTTTCCCACTAACCTCCTGTTCCATTTACACactttcatttccatttccacAGGGACCATTAAACATTacacaacttttattttaactcATTTTAGCCCTACTTCTTATGTTAAGGcaaattaatggaaaaatgaaacaaataaacagcatcTTTTCTTACCCATGTCAgacttttatttagtttcagaACTTGGAAACTGCAGTTCAATCATAGTTCTGCCTTAGCGTCAGTGCATGTCATATACTACAGTCATAGAAAATGACATGTGAAAGAGTAGGACATTCACCATAACACAGTTTCAATGGTTTTCAAGGAGCTCTTGCAGAATAAATAATCCCAATGAGTCTCAACAATGTGATGTGTCAAATCACTGATGGGACAGATCTGGCCCACAGTAAATGATCATGGttataaaatgttattcaaATTGAAtgacacactgactgataagGGTGATACTCACAGCAGCGTGTGAAAGGCTCCCAGGTTCTGGACTGCAGGTATGGTTTGGCTTGTGTCTGCTGGAGTAAACATACTACTGCTGAGTCCACCTGCTGAAAAACcctacagacagagagatggtaaatggtaaatggacagtacttatatagcgcttttacattacatctcattcacccattcacacacattcatacactgatgggaGGAGCTACCACATAGTGCCAatctgctcatcagagggaagctagccattcatacacattcatacaccgttggcacagcaacaggagcaatttggggttaagtatcttgcccaaggacacattgacatgtggactggaggaggtGGGAATCGAATGACCGCTCTACcccctgagccacagccgcccgaCACTGGCATGGAAAATGatcatcacaaaaaaacatacctGATTAGGTTCTCTTCACTTTGACCTTTACATTATATAGAACAAGGCTTTTACACtgctttttccattttccaatctatACTGGATAATGTCACTGTATTTTAGCTCTTTCAAAGTTTCAGTAGGTCATTAGACTCATGAGAAATGTATAGGTAGGTCATTTGATATTTGATAGTCATCACGAAAACAGTCTGATCAGGTCTAAAACAATGTGTGCTTAAATATAAAGCAAGTGTCATGGTTCACCTGTGAAATCAAATGTGGACCTGATTTGAATCTTTCTTACACACTTGTTAAACACAAGGGTGTTTAACAAGGGGTTTGTGAGGAGACACTTCTACTGTGTGGCTGATCATGAACATTCACAGTCCACCTTTACATATAGAAATGCACCTATATAATCAATAATACAGTCTGCcatttatcaaataaaatacCTTAATATCCCACATCTAAATGACCGTGATGCAAGTGGTTCCAGTGTGATACCTGAGGCTGAGCAGTCTCTGGTGGAGTTCAGCTGGTAGACCGTATCTGTCTGACTGGATCAACTCTTTGATAGAATCAAAGTCCTGCTTCAGCTGGAGAGCTCCCTGCACACTGAAGGCATATAATATCACATTATATAATACATCACATTACAACAGTGATCAGAGAACCCAGCTACATACTCACATGTTCACACATCAGCTGTTCTGTTTCCtgaagctgtttttcttttaataagtTATtgtataaacatttatttaagcCCTATATAATATTCCTACCAGATCTACACAGAGACTTTAAcattttgagtttgatggatcaTCAACCTGCTTAAAGGGGAATTTCATATAAAAGTCATCTGCTTTGACAGTAGATTTCCGCTGCTGTATGCATATCTGAAACATTTGACATCTCAGACAGCAACTCTCCACAGGATCCCCAAACTGTCAGTATATCATGATTGTTTAAAGGGGATGAAATAAGCAAATATGATCTTTCTGATCCCACCCTGTATCCAAGTGTGCCAACTGTACGGCCTTTCTGCGCCGTTGGTTTTACAAAAATAAGGCTctttgtaataaataaatgaatctcACTTGCAGGAAACAGCTCACGACTTCCTGATCAGAAACATTGTTCACATGTGTGCTGTCCATGCGTGTAATATTATGTTATATGTATGTTTGAAGaatcacgcacacacactgtaccTGTGCTGATGAAAAAGACACACACCACATTCAGCATGACAGCACATTGACACACTCtatcattttaacattatttgacattttaatgccCTCCTATTATCTCCTGATGATGGACACTGGATTGATGCTGCAGCCACTGTCATGTCTACATTGGGAGGAGTTTCATTCTGTGGATAACACAGTGGTAGAAATCAATATATGATGCTATGACCAAAAACGTACCTGAACTTGATCTTCTGTTTCAGAATGTGTTCCATCCATGCCTCCATGAACGCTGTCATTGTTATACTCAGTGCTTGGGCACGGGCTTCATCAGATAATGGTGCCACACCCTCTAAAACCTGACCAATTACAGTCTGAGCTGCCAGAGCTGCATACTCACTGGGGCTGCTGGGAAAACCTGTGTACCAACAGTGAAAGTAAGTCAGTCAAatgtatccacacacacatacctttgtaaattaacacattttattcaaattacAGGCACAGTTTTAAGAATCATCAACATGAGAAAACCCCCAACAATCAGTAGTGTGGATAGCTTGAAGACAGAGCATAAAAAGTCACTGAAGGCATTTAGAGAGGAGCTGTGTGTCAGGTAGACAGTAAAATCCTCTATGGCCCAAAGTCCTAGGGATGCTTAATGTTTAAATCTACATTTTGGAACAGATCAAGATCATTACACACAAAAGATTTGTTTTGTATAGAGTGAGCATTTAACAGTGCTATCATAGGTTCAGAGTATGGCCTTAAAACAGGGGAAACAAGGTGTGCAGACTCACTTTACCACACAGGCAGACTCCATTCACTGAAGGGAGGGAGACTGGGAAAGACAAAGGCAGGAATGTCTAGCATTCCAAACCATGGACAATCAGAAATCATCCTGTACAGCAATAGTATACACCAAGCTAAGGCTCGCTGGAAACAACCAATACTGTTTTCCATCTCATGCACAGCCATCTCAGCTTCACCTGGAATTCAGCTGCAGCTTCCTCCACTGTCTTTGCAATAAAACACCAGCCCTGGGAGCAAACAGGGGCAATAAGGGATTTGGGAAGACCAGCTAAGAGACTCAACGATATGTGTTTAAAGTTTACAGGttcaaatcaaatatatatgagtacaaataaagtattttagTCCCACATTTTAGGTTTCTTATTTGTAAGAATCATAAATTCCTTCTCATTAAGACACCAGCAGCCATTCAGTGAGCTGCACTCAACAACCTGTTGCTCACATGCATCCTGGAGAGAAACAATGTCTTTTTCCTCACTTATAGTTCTCATGATAACATGAAAGATTGTTGTGCTTGTTTTGCATCATGTTTCAGAAAGGCAGCTCTCACTCCTCCACCAAAAAGAATGATATCATATCAAAATGCTATGGAGACATTAGATTAGAGCTAGTGTTAAATCAccaaagagctgcacagctCAGTTCATTAGCTAATGTTCTCCCCAGGATGATGACAGATGTTGACCAGGTGATCAGGAGTCAGTCATTTACCACTAGCTCTAACAGCtctgtcattttcttttataaatgatgtcatttcttTTGGAAGATGATGAAATCTAACAGTTGTAGCTGTAACATTAGATggaatgtaaagtgaagcttcGTGTTTTTACTGGACAGAACAGCACCTCTATCTGTACAACTgttcatttaatacatttttatgtattaagCTACATACCAGTTTTGATTTGTATTATAGCTACAATGTAGAATGAATAACATAATGTACTGCATCCCTCTGTCAATGAGACAAAAGGAGTTACCAGTGCTTTGACTTGAGATGATTTTGTGTGACTCCAATTTAACCCTATAATGACTTAGTGAGCAGACCTTTCTCCTCTATCTGTGCTGACACTAATCAGTACACTGCCTGTGCTCTAGGTGAAACATCTGGGCTAACCTGTatcttatataatataatgactACCCTGCAGGTGGTACAGGTCCCCCCAAAAAAGAGATTTCAGCCATGAATTTTGCAGGCAAACAAAAATCTATTAAAATTGTGAATTGACCTCTAGCTAAAAAAACATTTCGACCATATTGTCCAGCCCCACCTTAAACCAAATGATGTATTTCTTCAGAGTCTATCAGAGTTTGCCACTTTCCATccttttatattaaaaagacCTGATAAATCCATCATGAAGTCATCAGGAAGTGTGTCAAAGCCATCAGAaaaggtcagtttacagtagttATAAGTTTCATCTTCTGAATGAGGGGTTATTTTATGAGTTTACGTCTGTACCAGTCAGTCAAATCAGACTGCTGTACCAGTCATATTTGTGTACCTGTCCTGTGGTGAGGTCTCCAGTGTGCAGCAGAAGGCATGGTCTGTTCAAAGATCTCCCCAGACATCCTCTTGCAGTCATTGGAAAAGCTCTTCAGCACTAGAGAAGAGAAGGTCTGATGGACACACAGTAAAAACATCAGATCAGATCTGCATTCTTTGGTTTACATGATGCCACACTCATGTTGTTGGagtggaagagagggaaaacaTCTTGTTATTATGAGCATTGTGTGAACAAGTGTTATTCCAGAGTATACATAAACCTTCCTCCAAGACAGACTACAGAAATTGTATTGGCTACCACATTTTCTCTATTATCCAAGGAGATCAACAGGTGTATTGTTAAACATTGTCAGAATTTATCTATCATGTCAGAGATTTGCCAATCTTTGCCAATCAGCGTGCCAGGAACCTAAGGACTGTTACACATATTCTGTCTAACCTGCCAGCTGCTCATTGCCCATGTTTAGGTTGTGTCCAGTGCAGCACTATGATTAGAGGAGATGTTTGTCTACACCCTTATACTGGGAAAAAGTATCTCTTGCAGAGCTAAATATGTGGTCTATCTTTAGAAATGTCCTTGTGGGTTAGCTTATATATGTTATGTCAAGTTAAGAGTTGAAAAGCAAGATTTCTgaacataaaagcagcaaaaggaataaggatgaaaaATCCCCAATGGCCAGACACTCCAATatggattgatagatggatggatggatggatggagagatagaTTGATCCCGAGGAGAATGTAGCCATCTAGTAGCTTgtacaacacacaacacagcaatgtacaaaataatagaagaataaaaacagcagtgaaGTGAAGAGTATGTGCCAGTGGAGGTAGTCTAAATGCAGAATTCAAATACAAATTGTAGTCACAGAATGCATGTAGTTGTGATGTATGTTCTCTTGAATCCCATGTATAGAAGTTGTAGTAGCTAGTTCCCCTCTTAACAGTGTGGTGATGGGGACAAATCTCTGTTACAGAGGAAAGCATGGCTCTTAATACATATTATCTTGCTATACGTTCATACGTTCGTCATTTCTACTAGATTTGATTATGCTGATGACTATTGATCTATGAGTGCtgctgttctgtttgttttgaccCTTGCTAAAACTGTGAACCTGATACAGTGTTCAAGATGCACAGCTGTATGAGCTTCTAAGTCTGCACACTTTTCTacaacatacattttaatatacataCAATATCAAGTCATTACAAGTTCAAATGAAGTCACAAGTCATTGGTGTTAAAGTCCAAGTTCATTTAGTCAGGTCCAAAGTCATCAGATTGATGATTTGAGACAAAGTCATGTGACTCCAGTCCATGCCACTGCTGCAGAGTGTTTAAGTTCATTCCTGACCAGAGGACCACaacatctctttttttgtcagggAAAGTTTTGGTGTGATCCACAATCTCTGCCTCTGATCAGCTGTGTGCAAACTGTCAaacacagctgatctctgtttttgttctctgaTACACATAATTCTAAATATTTAGATTGCATCTTCACAACAAAACTAAGTCAGCTGTCTAATGTTGTTGAGACTTATAGAATCAATCAAACACATCAcctgcagctcacacacagcCTTGTCAAGCACTCCGATCTGCTGCCTCAGCAGAAGTTGACTCTGGTTATGAAGAGTGGAATGATGATCATTGTCTGCATTCATTATCAGGGACTTAGTCTGCTGCACCATCATGTCTACTGACTCTCTCAGcacctgcagagacagagaaaaaacacactttattcaTCTGATGTTGGTTTAATGTCCAGACTAAGGTAAAAATGTATTAGGCTGAACTAGTCTTGTGACTGGTGTGAATATTCCACTGCACATGAGTAACCTACTTTCAGGTCTCCTTGTGTGATGAGTAGGAACTTGTTGAGGCTCCATGAGGAAAGGAACTGGTAGGCCTTTGACATGACCCAGGCTGTAGACAGCTGCACTGTGCCAAGCGCTAAGCTAACCGTGTGCCTCTGGAGAGTGAGTCTAGAGGGGAAGAGACTAAAACAacctgaggagagaggagaagagaaagagacaggctTTGATTAGCTTCAAGCTGTAGTGTTTCTGCTTGGCTAAAAAACGAATAATACTTTGTGGGTAAAcaagatatttcattttttttaatgtttcaatatGATGTTGTGGCTGATTAATTGGCTTGAATCAAGCTAATTGTTAACATATACATCTACATTTAGTTACATTTAGTTAGATGATTGTAATAACTTAACTCATGGATGCATAAGTGGAGATGATTTGAATTGTCTTTCTATCAGTGATGTTTTTGCTCAGTTTGATGTACCCCACTACTTTTTCATGATCTGCACCAGGAGATGAGGGGGtttggggagggagggggggtggtaGGGGTGTGTTCTGAGATTACTTCTATTGGGAGTTAGTTGGGATCCCATTGTTTTGGAATAGATGTCGTCTTGCTGTTAGTATGAAAATGTACTGTGATTAACTGGACCAATAATAAGCCAGGGAGATGTTCAGGGTCCTTCCTCAACTAAGAATCAGTGTGGCTCTGAGCAGTAGAGACATTTGGTCTCTTTGTTTGATACTACTTAGCTGGGGAATGTACTCAGTTAGCACTACAGGGCTAATACTACCAGCAACAGTCACACCCATCCAGGATGAACTGGAGGAAGTAAGATAAGTATTTCTCTTTGACCTCATTGTTTAAATACTGCTATGTTTAGTGTTTTAAGGCAACTTAACTTTACTTCATGTCTCACTGTGCAGTATTGTGAAATGTTAATATTGATGtgaatattacatatatattatctttattatttatattttctaaatgtttaatttctgtTCATAACCATTCAAATGTTgtttataaaaagaaacatggttATTCATATTCCTGTGTGACTAACATTTACTTACTGATATCTGTGcaggacacagacacaaaacacacactctgctcaCAACGTTCATTACTACTGATATATATTGTAATCAGGCTAACTGAAACTACTGATCAGTgcgtttatacattttttgtctcACAAACATCACTGTGCCTTCAGCCTTTTGACATCTGTCATTCCAGTACCAAACATGTagctgaaatgtttaaatgaatcATGATCTGGAGCCTGTGGGTTGATCAAGACATCCTTGCTTTACttcaatttgttattttttgttttttgattgtttCATGGCGCCTACATTCTAAAAGCACTGataaacacattcacacctctGCATAACCCCGCGGAAAGGTGCTGATTTAgtgtgaatgcagagcttcatcctgtctgctgaggtctctctgctctgtgtgtgtgtgtgtgtgtgtgtgtgtgtgtgtgtgtgtgtgtgtgtgtgtgtgtgtgtgtgtgtgtgtgtgtgtagctcacacagctgctttcagttaaacagaaacacagacctgcagctctttctacacagagacagagagcagagcagaggacagacacagacagtaaTGTAATGTTCTCTGCACTACAAGGCCCGAACTCTTGTGCGCTGTGATTggctacacacccactgcccaGAAGCATCTCCTTCACAGCAAACTAGAGAACTAAGAATACCTTTGTATGA encodes:
- the ccdc142 gene encoding coiled-coil domain-containing protein 142, which gives rise to MSKAYQFLSSWSLNKFLLITQGDLKVLRESVDMMVQQTKSLIMNADNDHHSTLHNQSQLLLRQQIGVLDKAVCELQTFSSLVLKSFSNDCKRMSGEIFEQTMPSAAHWRPHHRTGFPSSPSEYAALAAQTVIGQVLEGVAPLSDEARAQALSITMTAFMEAWMEHILKQKIKFSVQGALQLKQDFDSIKELIQSDRYGLPAELHQRLLSLRVFQQVDSAVVCLLQQTQAKPYLQSRTWEPFTRCCPSHSSRNSIDAAVGSSITNLRSMDGEDMTQSDLSVMTPDLSPVDPSTPGEPYLAPSLALGAAQQEWLDLRIHNSTRRWRLPGLHCLSNAEP